A stretch of the Pygocentrus nattereri isolate fPygNat1 chromosome 29, fPygNat1.pri, whole genome shotgun sequence genome encodes the following:
- the aplnra gene encoding apelin receptor A, which produces MDPTEYPDTYDYYEDNETACDYSEWEPSYSLIPVLYMLIFILGLSGNGVVIFTVWRSKSKRRAADVYIGNLALADLTFVVTLPLWAVYTALGYHWPFGVALCKISSYVVLVNMYASVFCLTCLSFDRYLAIVHSLSSGRLRSRGAMLASLGAIWLLSMTLAIPTLLFRTTVDEADSNRTSCAMDFSLVALNRRHESLWIAGLSLSSSALGFLLPFLAMTVCYCFIGCTVARHFSHLRKEDQKKRRLLKIITTLVVVFAFCWTPFHVLKSMDALSYLDLAPTSCGFLHFLLLAHPYATCLAYVNSCLNPFLYAFFDLRFRSQCLCLLNLKKAVHGRMSSMSSTLSAQTQKSEVQSLATKV; this is translated from the coding sequence ATGGATCCCACGGAATACCCAGACACCTATGACTACTATGAAGACAACGAGACTGCATGTGACTATTCAGAGTGGGAACCATCCTACTCCCTCATCCCAGTGCTCTACATGCTCATTTTTATCCTGGGTCTGTCTGGGAATGGTGTGGTCATCTTCACTGTCTGGCGCTCCAAGTCAAAGCGCCGTGCAGCTGATGTTTACATCGGTAACCTGGCCTTGGCTGACTTGACCTTCGTGGTGACCCTGCCACTTTGGGCAGTATACACAGCTCTTGGGTACCACTGGCCTTTCGGAGTGGCCCTGTGCAAGATCAGCAGCTACGTGGTGCTAGTCAACATGTACGCCAGTGTCTTCTGTCTCACCTGCTTGAGCTTTGACCGCTACCTGGCCatcgtccactcactgtccagcgGGCGTCTACGTTCCCGAGGTGCCATGCTAGCTTCACTAGGTGCGATCTGGCTGCTTTCCATGACACTGGCCATTCCGACCCTTCTCTTCCGCACCACTGTGGACGAAGCAGACAGCAACCGCACCAGCTGTGCCATGGACTTCAGCCTGGTGGCCCTGAATCGGCGCCATGAGTCACTGTGGATCGCCGGCCTTAGCCTGTCCTCCTCAGCCCTGGGCTTCCTGCTGCCGTTCCTGGCCATGACTGTGTGTTACTGCTTCATCGGCTGCACTGTCGCGCGCCACTTCAGCCACCTGCGCAAGGAAGACCAGAAGAAGCGGCGGCTGCTCAAGATCATCACCACCCTGGTGGTCGTCTTTGCCTTTTGCTGGACGCCCTTCCACGTCCTCAAGAGCATGGATGCCCTGTCCTACCTGGACCTGGCGCCCACTTCTTGCGGCTTcctgcactttctgcttctggCGCACCCGTATGCCACCTGCCTGGCCTACGTCAACAGCTGCCTGAACCCGTTCCTGTACGCCTTCTTCGACCTGCGCTTCCGCTCGCAGTGCCTATGCCTGCTGAACCTAAAGAAGGCAGTGCACGGCCGCATGAGCTCCATGTCGTCCACCCTCAGCGCCCAGACCCAGAAGTCCGAGGTGCAGTCGCTGGCCACCAAAGTGTGA